From Segatella copri, the proteins below share one genomic window:
- a CDS encoding sensor histidine kinase: MSKYNSFIKNWCIISIATCIFSYIMWGLMDFETFVGTGLTIEDLCFDIAYCSFYTLFSLWVSFFLGNIFVRDKISYPRFATHILLLLLANSVLAVAFENIFDNLWHDGNDVYWDRLYVFGLIATLLTMVNACMYYCSILIRKEKENVVLTNNLLRQQMNPHFIFNSINTLADLIEENPVQAESFTLKFSEIYRYVVTHLDDETVPLHEEIHFVKNYCELQEISSPHTIHVEIAEELERCKNKILPLAIQMMVENAIKHNCHTKESPLSISVYCHGEYIIVRNVVNPIKSTLPTTQKGLSNLRLRYSQLGKELVVSNDNKYFEVKLPILSKS; encoded by the coding sequence ATGAGCAAATATAATAGTTTTATAAAGAATTGGTGCATCATATCCATCGCCACCTGTATTTTTTCCTACATAATGTGGGGATTGATGGACTTTGAAACATTCGTAGGCACAGGTCTCACCATTGAAGACTTGTGCTTCGACATTGCATATTGTTCCTTTTACACATTGTTTTCTTTGTGGGTTTCATTTTTCTTGGGTAACATCTTTGTAAGAGACAAGATAAGCTATCCTCGCTTTGCCACCCATATCCTATTGTTGCTGCTAGCCAATTCTGTTTTGGCTGTTGCATTTGAAAACATATTTGATAATCTTTGGCATGATGGGAACGATGTGTATTGGGACAGATTATATGTTTTTGGATTAATCGCCACATTGCTGACCATGGTGAATGCGTGCATGTATTATTGTTCCATCCTCATCAGAAAAGAGAAGGAAAACGTAGTGCTTACCAATAATCTCTTGCGTCAGCAGATGAATCCGCATTTCATATTCAACAGCATTAACACGTTGGCAGACTTGATTGAGGAGAATCCTGTACAGGCAGAAAGTTTCACTCTGAAATTCTCTGAAATCTACAGATATGTAGTCACACATTTGGATGATGAGACGGTGCCTTTACATGAAGAGATTCATTTCGTGAAGAACTATTGTGAGCTTCAAGAGATAAGTTCTCCTCATACCATACATGTGGAAATTGCCGAAGAACTGGAAAGATGCAAGAATAAGATCTTACCATTGGCGATACAAATGATGGTAGAGAATGCGATAAAGCATAACTGTCATACTAAGGAAAGTCCGCTTTCTATCTCAGTGTATTGTCATGGCGAATATATTATCGTTAGAAATGTAGTGAATCCGATAAAGAGCACTTTACCTACAACACAAAAGGGATTGTCAAACTTGCGTCTGCGCTATAGTCAATTAGGAAAGGAACTAGTCGTTAGTAACGATAATAAATATTTTGAAGTCAAACTTCCAATCTTATCAAAATCATGA
- a CDS encoding outer membrane beta-barrel family protein, with product MKKVFSTTILCLSAMTQMMAQNIMGKVVDTKGEPLAFANVVLLNRQDSAFVKGAVSGEDGSFSIDSVCNGGIIKVTSVGYKTICKDCEGENVGVIKMEEDSKMLGEVVVKSSRPVIAIKGNALVTTVVNSQLSHAGTANDVLRQVPMVTGRDGNFEVFGKGTPLIYINGRLVQDKNELAQLNSQDIKNVEVITNPGSKYDASVKSVIRIRTKLPQGDGFSGTLRAQNGFRHYFSSMEQANLKYRTGGLELFTNLNYYGGKFYSHENTNMETQGSTTWLQNIESINRMRNNEFFGKFGLSWMISERHSIGAYYMNGVGLQKPHSDYSSISYANGKLDDEVSAVKEGRIHAVPKHHANIYYNGDVGKLGIDFNMDYMWRKKHENSDQSETNMNQQKNLVASTSIGHSRMFAEKLVLSYPLWKGQIEVGNEYTASQVLNDFNINMATIGNSNTKSDEKNMAGFFSIGQQFGKIAVEAGLRYEHVRFKYTEDGQLKEDKSKTYNNVFPSLAISTEIGKTQWALSYNSKMQRPSYDDLDGTLNYVNRLTLQSGNPYLSPVKIHSVELMGAWKQFFAKVSYEYKKNAIINESKPYGEDGEMKLLTMENTPKIQELQAFLGAQFQIGFWQPKVNAGIIKQWFSGEYLGERKSFYNPLAVVQFQNAIHLPGDIWMNIDIEWNSRGNKENMKLSSSSYLNAKLYKAFCRNRFSVTLEGNDIFNKSNRDVQFYNKDVTLWQSITNDSRSLLLTLQYNFNASRSRYKGQGAGKEELNRF from the coding sequence ATGAAGAAAGTATTTTCAACAACAATCTTGTGTCTCTCGGCAATGACCCAAATGATGGCACAGAATATCATGGGAAAAGTAGTGGACACCAAGGGTGAGCCTTTGGCTTTCGCCAATGTGGTGCTCCTAAACCGGCAAGACTCCGCGTTCGTCAAGGGAGCGGTGAGTGGAGAGGATGGTAGCTTCTCAATAGACTCCGTCTGCAATGGCGGAATCATCAAGGTGACATCCGTGGGCTACAAAACCATCTGCAAGGATTGCGAGGGTGAAAATGTGGGTGTCATCAAGATGGAAGAGGACAGCAAGATGCTCGGTGAAGTTGTGGTGAAATCATCACGCCCTGTTATTGCCATCAAGGGCAATGCCTTGGTTACTACTGTAGTTAATTCTCAACTGTCTCATGCAGGCACGGCGAACGATGTGTTGCGCCAAGTGCCGATGGTTACTGGCAGGGATGGAAACTTCGAGGTGTTTGGTAAGGGTACGCCGCTCATCTATATCAATGGTCGTCTTGTCCAAGACAAAAATGAACTTGCACAGCTCAATTCACAGGACATCAAGAATGTTGAAGTCATTACAAATCCTGGTTCCAAGTATGATGCCTCCGTCAAGTCTGTCATCCGCATTCGCACCAAGTTACCACAAGGTGACGGCTTTAGTGGAACACTTCGTGCGCAAAATGGCTTCCGCCACTATTTTTCGAGCATGGAGCAAGCTAACTTGAAATACCGTACGGGTGGACTGGAGTTGTTCACCAATCTCAATTACTATGGCGGCAAATTCTATAGTCATGAGAATACGAACATGGAAACGCAAGGTTCTACTACTTGGCTTCAGAACATAGAGAGCATCAACCGCATGAGAAATAATGAGTTCTTTGGCAAGTTTGGCTTGTCATGGATGATCAGTGAACGTCATTCCATCGGTGCTTACTATATGAATGGAGTGGGTTTACAAAAGCCTCATTCAGATTATAGCTCTATATCGTATGCCAATGGTAAATTGGACGATGAGGTTTCAGCTGTGAAAGAGGGGAGAATTCATGCTGTGCCGAAGCACCATGCCAATATCTATTATAATGGTGATGTAGGCAAACTGGGCATTGACTTCAACATGGATTATATGTGGAGAAAGAAGCATGAAAATTCCGATCAGTCTGAGACGAATATGAATCAGCAGAAGAATTTGGTGGCATCCACAAGCATTGGACACTCACGGATGTTTGCGGAAAAGTTGGTGTTGAGCTATCCTTTGTGGAAAGGACAAATCGAAGTGGGAAATGAATATACAGCCTCTCAGGTGCTGAATGATTTCAATATCAATATGGCAACCATTGGCAACAGCAATACCAAGAGTGACGAGAAGAACATGGCTGGTTTCTTCTCCATCGGTCAACAGTTTGGGAAAATCGCAGTAGAGGCAGGTCTTCGTTATGAGCATGTTCGTTTTAAATATACAGAGGATGGACAACTCAAGGAAGATAAGAGCAAGACTTACAACAACGTGTTCCCTTCACTCGCCATTTCTACAGAGATAGGTAAGACACAATGGGCATTGAGCTACAACAGCAAGATGCAGCGTCCATCATACGATGACCTTGATGGAACACTCAACTATGTCAATCGCTTGACCTTGCAAAGTGGTAATCCTTATCTTTCTCCTGTCAAGATTCATTCCGTGGAGTTGATGGGTGCTTGGAAGCAATTCTTTGCAAAGGTATCATACGAGTACAAGAAGAATGCCATCATCAACGAATCGAAACCATACGGCGAGGATGGAGAAATGAAGTTGCTCACGATGGAGAATACGCCAAAGATACAAGAGTTGCAGGCTTTCCTTGGCGCACAATTCCAAATCGGATTTTGGCAACCAAAGGTAAATGCCGGCATCATCAAACAGTGGTTCTCTGGGGAATATCTGGGTGAACGCAAGTCCTTCTATAATCCATTAGCTGTAGTACAGTTTCAGAATGCCATCCATTTACCAGGCGACATCTGGATGAACATAGACATAGAATGGAACAGCCGTGGTAACAAGGAAAATATGAAACTCAGTTCTTCCTCATACCTCAATGCCAAACTTTACAAGGCTTTTTGCAGAAATCGTTTCTCGGTTACGCTCGAAGGTAACGACATCTTCAACAAGAGCAATCGTGACGTACAATTCTACAACAAGGATGTTACGCTTTGGCAAAGCATCACAAACGACAGCCGTTCCTTGCTCTTGACATTGCAGTATAACTTCAATGCATCAAGAAGCAGATACAAGGGACAAGGTGCTGGTAAAGAGGAGTTGAATCGCTTCTAA
- a CDS encoding helix-turn-helix transcriptional regulator — MANEEDYFIAANSVGAINEEQYKKLDVLIHTTEAISRSLYQSVYLIDYYKKGFLYVSENPLFLCGHTAKEMKEMGYAFYSEHVPENEQQMLVEINSNGFKFFETKIAPEDKHKCYISYDFHIMLDGNRKVLINHKLTPILLTEDGRIWIAMCIVSLSSQSTPGHIEFHIEGSQKYWKYDLDFHKWREKEMIQLKEEEKQVLTLCSQGLTMNEIADKMCKSIDSIKFYRRTLFEKIGTKNITEALTFATIYKLL; from the coding sequence ATGGCAAACGAAGAAGATTATTTCATTGCAGCTAACTCTGTTGGAGCTATCAATGAAGAGCAATATAAGAAGTTGGATGTACTCATCCACACGACAGAAGCAATATCACGCTCTCTATACCAAAGTGTGTATCTTATCGATTATTACAAGAAAGGATTCCTGTATGTATCAGAGAATCCTTTATTTCTTTGCGGACATACTGCAAAAGAAATGAAAGAGATGGGGTATGCTTTTTATTCGGAGCATGTACCAGAAAATGAGCAACAGATGTTGGTGGAAATCAATAGCAATGGCTTTAAGTTCTTTGAAACAAAGATTGCACCAGAAGACAAACACAAATGCTATATCTCATACGATTTCCATATCATGCTCGATGGTAACAGAAAAGTACTTATCAATCACAAGTTAACTCCAATTTTGCTTACGGAAGATGGTAGAATATGGATTGCAATGTGCATTGTTTCTCTTTCTTCGCAATCCACACCAGGCCATATAGAGTTTCATATTGAGGGTTCACAGAAGTATTGGAAATACGACTTGGATTTCCACAAGTGGAGAGAAAAGGAAATGATACAATTGAAAGAGGAGGAAAAGCAAGTGCTCACTTTGTGCTCGCAAGGACTCACTATGAATGAGATTGCGGACAAGATGTGTAAGTCCATTGATTCCATCAAATTCTATAGAAGAACTTTATTTGAGAAAATTGGAACCAAGAACATCACTGAAGCACTTACTTTTGCCACCATCTATAAACTACTGTGA